aacattcgttttcaacattcaacattcgttttctacattcaattttcaacattcaacattcgttttcaacattcaattttcaactgtcaacattcgttttcaaaattcaatattcgttcgttttcaacattcaacatttgttataaacattcgattttcaacattcaacatcaGTTTTCAACTTTCACaactttcgttttcaacattcaaaatatgtttttgacattcaacattcgttttcaacattcaattttcaacattaaacattcgttctcaactttcaacattcgttttctaCATTTatcattcgttttcaacattcgattttcaactttcaacattcgttctcaactttcaacattcgttttctaCATTcatcattcgttttcaacattcaacattcgttttcaacattcaacattcgttttttgaattcaactttcgttttcaacattcaacattcgttttcaaaattCAGCAATCGTTTACAACATTTGATTTAAACATTCAactttcgttttcaactttcaacaagcattttcaacatttaacattcgtttttaacattccacattattcaacattcgtttttaacattcaacattcgttttcaacattcaacattcgttttcaacattcaattttcaacaatcaacattcattttcaacattcaacattcgtttttaacattcaacattcgttttcaatattgaacatttgaattcatcattcaacattcgttttcaacattcaatttttaactttcaacataagttttcaacattcaacattcgttttcaacattcaattttcaactgtaaacattcgttttcaaaattcaaaattcgttttcaacattcaaaatttgttataaacattcgattttcaacattcaaaatcagttttcaactttcaatttTAGTTTTCAACATcgaacattcgattttcaacattcaactttctttttcaactttcaacattcgttttcaacattcaacatatgtttttaacattcaacattcgttttcaacattcgttttcaacattccatttttaacattcaacattcgttctcaactttcaacattcgttttctaCATTcatcattcgttttcaacattcaacattcgttttcaacattcaacgttcgatttttaaattcaactttcgttttcaacatttaacattcgtttttaacattcagcattcgttttcaacattcgatttaaACATTCAACTTTCGTTTTCAACTTACAATAtgcgtttttaacattcaaaattcgtttttaacattccacattattcaacattcgtttttaacattcaaaattcgtttttaacattccacattattcaacattcgtttttaacattcaacattcgttttcaacattcaattttcaacaatcaacattcattttcaacttcaacattcaacattcgttttcaatattgaacatttgaattcatcattcaacattcgttttcaacattcaattttcaactttcaacattagttttcaacattcaacattcgttttcaacattcaattttcaactgtcaacattcgttttcaacattcaacatttgttataaacattcgattttcaacattcaacatcagttttcaactttcaatatTGGTTTTTAACATcgaacattcgattttcaacattcaactttcTTTGTAACTTTCaactttcgttttcaacattcaactttcaacattcgttttctaCATTcatcattcgttttcaacattcaacattcgttttcaacattcagcattcgttttcaatattcgttttaaacattcaactttcgttttcaactttcaacatgcgttttcaacattcaacattcgtttttaacattccacattattcaaaattcgtttttaacattcaacattcgttttcaacattcaattttcaacaatcaacattcattttcaacattcaacattcgttttcaacattcaacatttgttttcaatatttaacatttgaatttatcattcaacattcgttctcaactttcaacattcgttttctaCATTcatcattcgttttcaacattcatcattcgttttcaacattcaacgttcgatttttaaattcaactttcgttttcaacatttaacattcgttttcaacattcagcattcgttttcaacattcgatttaaACATTCAACTTTCATTTTGAACTCAATATGcgttttaaacattcaaaattcgtttttaacattccacattattcaacattcgtttttaacattcaacattcgttttcaacattcaattttcaacaatcaacattcattttcaacttcaacattcaacattcgttttcaatattgaacatttgaattcatcattcaacattcgttttcaacattcaattttcaactttcaacattagttttcaacattcaacattcgttttcaacattcaacatttgttataaccattcgattttcaacatacAACATCagttttcaactttcaatattcgttttcaacatcgaacattcgattttcaacattcaactttcgttttcaactttcaacattcgttttctacattcagcattcgttttcagcattcgttttaaacattcaactttcgttttcaacattcaacatcggttttcaacattcaacattcgttttcaacattcaacattcgttttcaacattcaacattcgtttttaacattcaacattcaacattcaacattcaactttcgttttcaacatttatcattcgtttttaacattcaacattcgttttcaacattcgattttcaacattcaactttcaatattcaactttcgttttcaactttcaacattcgttctCAACAttcaacaattgttttcaaacattcaattttcaactttcaacattcgttttcaacattcaacattagtttacaaaattcaacattcttttTCCACATTCAACATCTAATTCAACAttgattttcaacattcaactttcgttttcaactttcaacattcgtttttaacatcagttttcaactttcaacattagTTTACATTATTTAGCATTCTTTTTCCACATTCAACATTTAATTCAAGATTCAATTTTCAAAACtttcattttcaactttcaacattcgattttcaacatcagttttcaactttcaacattagTTTACAACATTCAACATTCTTTTTTCCACATTCAACATTtaattcaacattcgattttcaacattcagcttttgttttcaactttcaaacattcgttttttaacatttaacatttgttttcaacattcaacattcgttttcaacattcgattttcaacattcaacattcgttttcaatattcataattacgaatgttgaatgttgaaaacgaatgataaatgttgaaaatgaatgttgaatgttgaaaaccgaatgttgaatattgaaaacgaatgttgaatgttgactgtagtcaggagcctgcagttcaatggttgtcgttggttcatatctgtcatatcaattcttcgtaaaaaaaaaattcataaataagcctgttatttatctcaattgaattgtttcatatttgtcatgttgttgccttttatagcagactatactGTATGGGATTTTTCTCGTTTTTGATGGCTGTAGTTGCCTATAGTTGCttgcatccacttcatttgaacttcagTGTATAGAAtgtcttattagcaatcatacaacatctccttcgTTTTATATTAATCATCTGATAAGGGAACAGTCACTAAACCAAATTACGATGGATGGACGTTTTGGACTGTCATAGTCCTTTGTCCATGGTCTAATTTTCATAATGACTAATGAGACTGCTTAAAAAAAATGCTtacctgtttttttttcagtcttaTGAATTTTTCAATTATCTTTTGTTGTATGATACTTAtaggctgtttttttttataattatatgatCCTTGATAGATCTACATGTTCATTGGAAAGATTTAACCATACActgaccttatttcatggatctgTGAGCAAGGTTAAGTGTTGTTGTGGTTTGACTCTCAGATAATATAAGATACACTTTTATTTACTTGACTATATTTGTTGTGTGTAATGATTGTATGGTATATACTCCTCTCCGACAAGTCTCGTTCAACCTTGTCCTGGCTCATTGGTCAATGGTTATTTTCATGGTTAGGTCTGTTTTTCATATAGTATAAGTGATAGGGGAACTATTATTGGTGTATATAATGATTGTTAGATGTACATGTCTGCTTATCATTGATTCCACAGAAAACAACAGTAGGTGTATTCATTCAATTGGACAGAACTTGCTTTGCAAATAATTAAATGGAAAGATAAACACCAAATGATATTGGGGAATGGTTTGAATTCCTTTGCTACAagttaaatgatgttttttaaCATTGTTTCTATATCATATCTTAAGTAAATGATAAACTCTAGCTGGACTCAAACTTAAAACTAACAGAACAAAGTTTTAGTTAAAAGGGGTATGGCCAGATCCCCAGAATTTGTTTCACAACAGAGCCATTCTATAAATGTCTTCTAATCTATTTCCGTAATACTTAGTATAACAGCTCCATCTCTATACTTCAACAGGTTTTAACAACATTAAAGTGCATAGGCACATCCAGGGtgaaacatttggttgattatataagaAATCACGGAAACATGACTGGAGCGTGcaccctcttaggtcagtcagtgccaccttgataaaaagttctggatcagcCACTTTATAACATGTGACAACAGATGATCCCATTTTAATGCCTTAAAATTGGTAAAGCAGCATTTATGAAAAATTTGACAAATTCTGATTATTCGTAAAAGAAATGAATATAAAGAACATTATCAATCATAAGTAATATTCTATCACATGTAAAGATAAATTTTGTCTCCAACTGCTCATTATgacataaatatgaaataaaaaaaaaaattatgcaggCTTCTTATCAACTTATGAATTCTATCCTAATCCGATAAAAAAGGGAAATTACCATAAATCTGTCGCTCAAACTGTTATCTAAAAtctaaagtaaaattttaaaactttttaacttCTAAGGCTGTAAATTTAACTAGAATTTAATCAAACTGTAACCTAATCTAGAGGTCAATCTCTAACAACACAGCTTGCTATAAGTTTTAACCGTATAACTTGAACTAGAACAAACCCAAACAGCGACTCAAACAGTGAAACTCTTTTCCCAACTTTATCAAATTGTAGCTCAAACTTGTTGGAACTTTACAATCAAAATAAGACAtatgtaatctatgcctgggatactACCAGTGTAGGTTCAAACCTCAGACATGTTTGACCAATACTCTTAATCTGTCTattaaaaacacacaaaaatagtAGGCAGCTAAAATTTCCCAAAAACTAAACAaccattttgtataaatgaaacaATTTAATGATAATGAGACATGATGAAACACAATGTATTATCTGAGTAGCATTTTACTTCCTGTTGGGCAAAATGTCTTTCTCTTAAAGCAGGAAGTAAATCATTCCTCCAATCTACCATTAATTAAAACTGACAATAAATAGTTCAACAACTTATGTATTATGGCTTTTAGAAGACTATGTCACATGATCAACTTGATATTGATTTATCAGTCACTTGTCCTTGACCTTTGTTAACATCACTGATGCACACCCACTGTCCTTCTAAAGTCTCCTTCCACAAACTAACCTTTAAAAGAGAAATCAACACCAATGTAATATTATTTCTTGTAGACCTGTGcattatacatacatttttttttataaatatcagaATTCAAGTTTTAATCAGATCTTTTAAACAAACATATTGAGTTGTTGGTTttcttgagagaaaaaaaatactttgaagagaaatcttttgaaaagataaataaaaagaataaattcaatcaatcaaatctCTTTATGATTTCTTTTATCTATCTTTGTTAACAAATATAATCTatcaataaaaactgaaaattcTTATAAAcaatcaaatgtaccaggataaTGTGCTGTGGTAAAAGTTGTGTTacatacttataattacataagatgtacgtatcattataatatgttattctgattggctaactgtacatctcgcgttattccttaagcaattgcattacacaataaaatttatcattcatgatgacacgaggtcccacaataaagtgcaccggtgaattaaataaaaacttgataaaattcctgtttaattcatatataaaaattccaaaaatgaaagtttaaattattgtgattataaccctgttgcatttttagcaattgaataataaaaaaaatctcaataatttctgaatttactttcATTATACTTACTTTGTTATCTCCCCCTGAACATGCCAATATATTGTCTGTTATTGACCAACTGAGGTGCCAAACAACAACATTTATACTTACTTTGTTATCTCCCCCTGAACATGCCAGTATATTGTCTGTTATTGACCAACTGAGATGCCAAACAACAACATTATACTTACTTTCTTATCTCCCCTTTAATATGCCAATATATTGCCTGTTATTGACCAACTTAAGTGCCAACCAACATCATAATACTTACTTTGTTATCTCCCCCTGAACATGCCAATATATTGCCTGTTATTGACCAACAGGGGAGTCAAACAACAACATTATACTTACTTTGTTATCTCCCCCTGAACATGCCAATATATTGCCGGTTATTGACCAACTTAAGTGACAACCAACATCATAATACTTACTTTGTTATCTCCCCCTGAACATGCCAATATATTGCCGGTTATTGACCAACTTAAGTGCCAACCAACATCATAATACTTACTTTGTTATCTCCCCCTGAACATGCTAATATATTGCCTGTTATTGACCAACAGGGGTGTCAAACAACAACATTATACTTACTTTGTTATCTCCCCCAGAACATGCCAATATATTGCCTGTTATTGACCAACTGAGGTGCCAAACAACATCATTAAACTTATGAAGTATCTTGTGTGACCAATCATTACCAGTTCCATCATTTGTCCAAATTATTACACGGAAATCctgtaaaaaatcataattaaGATTTTGTAACTGCTGAAAactttacttttttatttcataaaacaaCTCAAAACTTAGTATAATACTCCAGATTGCTACAAATGGACTATAAACTGTCTAACTCTTTGTCATTTATACTCAGCAGTATCTAAGCTGAGTCCTGTTCTGTCTACCAACCTTTTATCATGTAATGTGCCATTCTTTTATCCTCAACACTGATggttttaattaaatttaagacTACACTACTgagaaaataattaatttttatgatttCTGTGAAGAGAGGATATCAATACAAAAGAATGAAGAGACATGCCTAATTATCCACTGCTGCAtgaacaatttttaaatatttgaagaaaaagaaattttcaattaaaataatgcTTTTTTTGTAGGTCTTAATTAAAGAACAGAGTTCCAATATCCAAAAGCAGCAGgggatataataaaattaattctgtattttttttctcaactaAACTAAGTTATTTAatgaattgacagaaaacaaGAATCGATTCATAGTGCAttgatgccccacttgcactatcattttctttgttccaCGGACCATGACATAGGGGTaataactctaatttggcattaaaattagaaagattatatcatagggaagttgtgtacttagtttcaagttaaCTGAACTTAAACTTCAacaaaattaccttgaccaaaaaatttaacttgAAGCTAGACAGACCGACCAATATGGATGCgcagactgaaaaacataatgcccctagtgggggcataaaaattcCTTGACTGagtttttcaaatgaatataaccaCTACATGTTAATATGAAGATTTTCCATACCTGAGAACAGCTAGCTATAGTACTTCTAGGTAGACCTATTGAAGGAGCCCATGCCACATCTCTGACCCAGTCACTGTGACCTTCTAGTTTCTTTTCTTCTTTCCATTCTCCTTCTTCCTCtcttataaaatgaaattataagtaAAGCAAAATAcaatcagtgttctccccagaaattttggatagcatcacatttggcgtaaaaaaaaaaagtatttttttcaatgcAATTTTTCGCGTCGTGGCAATGCTCTATTTCCATTATGATATATGCGttattgtttattacaaaatgtattatattttttgtatgctaTAGGTCCTTATTTGgtgaataaaatattcttttcaaCCCTATTCTTTGTGTCAATATTGTTGAATTCAtgactgagaatacaattaaactataaccatgaTAGCAGTATcctcagtttatgttttctatattcatttatagtttcagaattattttttcctcttgggccaaataaaaatatatgtgtggttccagttaccctacccAGAGACACGTCTCTGCCCTACCTacccagttaaaaaaaaaatctttatcatgtctatgaaatacatgaaatatatcagtttctttttatcaaaatgatatatattcttaacaaagttatctaacaaaaaGTCTGTTAATGCTTAGTTTTCTCTTTAGGTATCATTGTTTTCTGTCTACTGTGCCATTTGTGCAAATGTAGTTATTATcgtaaaatacagatttttgtcatatctggtccagTTCCAACCAGTAGTTTACACTGAAATATTAAATGGCCGCcgaaagcaatgaaaaatacgaaaataaacaatgtttgactAGAGATTTGGAATGAATATGgcgtttttaatgcattaaatggatgaaACATAAACTAAAGCCAATTATGATCACTTTCTCAAGAAAGACCAAAACTTATTTAGCTCATAATCAAACTTTTCACTCTCGATTTACAAAAAGTGATACATGTGtaggaagagaaagaaagtaatactactgtaatatttttcataCCACGTGGTATTAATCATGTCACAAGTGACAGCTTGGGGTATTCCTATCAAAACAGTTATCCCCcaaagggcaattaacacctatttGATCACTCTTAATTGTCTATTGTCCGACTTGAAGGGattatgtaaagcaaaattatatccgggtgaaatttgatccggaggaaaaaatgtcacagtagttgttgttatttttttatccggaggaaactatttccctgggatattttatcctttgccgtgaaattctatctgggtagttaacttattgaatagttattagaaaaaaaatatcctttaaaaatacaatgaaataataatagtgtatttgaaataaagcgaaattgttaaaaaaaaaatatattataatgggaaataatttcacaaattatccttgaaaaaatttcctgaaatattcaagtcaatatcatccttttaaaaagaaaattatcatgaaacatagggaagaaaatcagaagtaatttcaaaggtcgtaattgtgaaaataataaaatgattaaataaggttagtgaaattcatgtaaaagtgagttgttttcagatctcagtacaaatataaatttaaaagtaggGTAGAAATATAGTTGAATATGgctactgttaacagtaatagaagaatttgattatgatgatatttttaactatataaatagttttgtctgggaACAGAGATatagttgttgattatatggaaatcagataaatcatagcataacaatatattggaacagAATAGCATGTTTAACTgctggatagtttttacctgtgaaatgttatatgtcttattaaatcaagttgtaagtcatctttttatataaatgaatatataaaaaataagattcaaagACAAATTTCGCTATAAAATAGATTCAGAACTATATTAAAAATTaatgtctttaaaatataaattgctcataattacctccctttgataaattatgcaaatttagtctacctttgtgaaacattttataattatagtcaggtatatattgattgtgagtaactcacatagtagttaatgggactctatttcacacggctctgtgaaatatagtacggcaaatatataccggtacatactatccgcataacacagatagattttcactcctctggaaaaaatcaacctgtgaaataccatgcctggaaaaaaattaccgggacaaattatcctcaggataaaatatcacagaggaagaaataaaccgttacaattaaaggtgatatattttttatgatcataagcgGTAAtaagatgaaagttcaaaattaagGACATGGCTTTGCCATAtagaaacgagaaaaataacattctcaaaataattatagcgtcgtggaaataattatagcgtcgcgggtaAAAAATATAGCGTCGCAGTACTGcaacgctaaaacggcctggggagaacactgacaGTATGTTCATTGATTAATTAAGACTCTTAAGAGCAACCATTTTCGTTTTCAAAGTGTTTGTATCcatattaaaaatacatattatcAAATTTCAGATTTTCTTCCAATTTCCTGCCAATTACAGGATATTGAACTTTGCGATATTAATAGCCAGTAGTAGATTACCATTGTCATCCATAATGTGGAAGAATTGCATGTATGATGacttattttatcataaataggATTTCCACATAGAGTTTTGCATATGTCCCAAAAGAACAGTTGTTGGTTGGATCTGGTTCTATTAACCATGACAAGATTTGTGTATTATTATAATATTCTTCTAACTTTACTacatgttcttatgttgtgctattGCACCACTATCCAAGGAAAGGAAGAGGGTTTAGgactcataaacatgttaaatcagagcttccaataataaaaagaaacccCTAAATTGCTCATTACATCACAACATACAGATATAACACACATACCTCCAAATTTTTACTAAATTATCACATCCTCCAGAAACAATTCTTTTTACTGGTGTCTGTTTATTGTATGGATCTAACAAGGCACCAGGACTAACATAAGGAGCAAAACTAACTGCATTACAACCAATCTGTTAAAAAAAcaagatttaaaataaaactcGTTTTGTAAgtcatttaaaactgttgaatCAATAAAGAGGAGCAAAAACTGTTTAGAGTCTTGGTAGAGTTGACATTAGAAACTACTAGTTGGTTAAAATGTATTTGACAAAAGACAATAAAGCTTTATTTGGGATGAGGCTATCAAGCCATTTATTATATAACTGCAGTCATCATCCAATATGGTTCTTAAAGCTGATGTAAAAAATACAACCACACATCAGTTTTTCCTTTCAATTCACAGGCATATGAAACATGAATTCCAGTAAGCAATTTTCTAACGGaataaatttacaaaagtaaaTACTACTGGTACATATTAACTCTCCAACAGTTCCTCTACTTACACAGGGCCTCGTTGGTCTAGTGGTTTAAGATGTTAATActtcactagccagtcaacactgaggttgtgagttcgaaccccactCGTGCAGGTgtactcgactccaatcttaattgactaggattgtcagttttcctatcgaaggtcattGTTTTCTcagggcactccagcttcctccacaaATAAAAACTGGCTGTCACAACATAGCCCAAAAtcagtgcttaaaagtggcgttaaaacactaaaaatcaaatcaaatctgtACTTACACTATGagcattatttattttctttgctgTCCAACTTCCATCACCTATTAAATGAAAATACAGCAACATTAGATTTCTATATATTGAAAAGTACTACTTGTCATGGCATGATGAATAAAACAATTAATATACAATTTCTTAATAAAAGAGGTAGAAATGTAAAATCAAATCTATCAATGAATCAAAGATATGAACCTGCCATATAAACCTTGAATATATATCATTCTTTAAAACATGTTCTTGGATTACTGAATGAACTATAGAAAAATGAGaggtaatttatttaatttttaattcttgATTCAACCCCAAATACTGGGATTCCTTGAGCATTTAAACTGACTGACATCAAACTGGAGCATATAATTATTTACTAAATATCAAATCTTTAGGAaaacaaagggacataactttagATCAGTATGTATCAAATTTGTCAAGATTACATTTCACCTGCATGGTTTTGACATTGTGTTAAAATCTAGAAAGATTGTTTTAAGTGGTACTTTATCATCCATAAACCACAGAAAAGCaaacaaatcttttaaattaatttaaggGGATAACTCTTGAATGGTTAATGCAAAAGCTGAAGTTGACATCAGGTTCAACTTCATGATAttactttcaaatttcaaaagaTGAAAGTCGAgcattctttttatttatcatccagcaatgttgatttttttttaataagttttaatttgtattttcttataaaaacaattgcattattcaaaatttgatttaCCTGAACTTGAAATAATGGATATAGAACCATCTGAACTTCCACATGCCAGAACTAATCCAAACTCTTGTGGTGCAAAAATAACTGAGTTTactacaaaaaagaaataatttgttcattaaatttcatatatttgatATACTGAAAATTATTTGATTCTTTATGTAAGaacataaacatatttttctGCAATTATGAATTTCTGTTTTGTTGAAAAATGGTCTTGAATACGTGTAGTTAAGACCAATTACATCACAGTCAGACAAGACCATCAAAATCAACTAATCTGAAGTAATTTTAAGTTCATATGCTTACACATGTGTTTTTTCCCACTTCTACAGTTAAAAATGGTATATCTACACACATTTAAAGATATTGCTACATCTAAAAACGCTATTATAACCTACCTGACGAATCATGATTTGTGTATTCATACAACTTTCCCCATGTGCCATTTGTTTCTTTCCAGATTATAACTTTTCTGTCATA
This sequence is a window from Mytilus edulis chromosome 1, xbMytEdul2.2, whole genome shotgun sequence. Protein-coding genes within it:
- the LOC139511847 gene encoding protein SEC13 homolog, encoding MVSVINSIDTAHEDMIHDAQLDYYGTKLATCSSDKTIKIFDVKDGQQTLINELQGHDGPVWQLAWAHPMFGNLIASCSYDRKVIIWKETNGTWGKLYEYTNHDSSVNSVIFAPQEFGLVLACGSSDGSISIISSSGDGSWTAKKINNAHSIGCNAVSFAPYVSPGALLDPYNKQTPVKRIVSGGCDNLVKIWREEEGEWKEEKKLEGHSDWVRDVAWAPSIGLPRSTIASCSQDFRVIIWTNDGTGNDWSHKILHKFNDVVWHLSWSITGNILACSGGDNKVSLWKETLEGQWVCISDVNKGQGQVTDKSISS